A segment of the Carya illinoinensis cultivar Pawnee chromosome 1, C.illinoinensisPawnee_v1, whole genome shotgun sequence genome:
CAACAACTAGATACAACCTAAATATTTCACTTTCAAGGTAATAGACTTGCTTGAAGAGTTTGCGTAGTGGTTAGATTATTGGAAGAAAAAAGTTGCAAACTGATTTGTTGTCATGGAAAAATCATTAATCCTGTGTTTTAggtaaaatgcatgcaaactTCTTAGATGCTTCGTAGTTCATTCTAGTCTCAGAGTCTGTACTACCTCTTTGATTTGAAATCAAAGAATTTTCGTTACCTccagtttttcaaattttccatttAGAAACAAAACGAATTTTCAACGTCAAACCAAACATCTTTCAATTTCAAACGAACAATTATAATTCTTTGAGCTTCTTATGTAATCATTTGTCTAAATTTCAATGCAAAGCAAGAACACATAGACGAATACATAcaactatttataaaaattaaacaaaaagatCTTAAAATGataagttttgttatatatagttatttttacatttactgatgtgattagtcaaaatagttattttatattaaaaaaatgacaacaAATCACACAAGTAGAATGCACaaagaatacataaaagtgactgcacataaaatttttgtaaaaaaattatatttaaacaacttaTTCCATCTACTTTTACAAATCTTATtgcaaaacatatttttttaaaaattatttagctatcttcaaaaaatccaaaataaacatcacaatctttttctaaaaaataagcaCGGAAGTTTTGTACGCATTGAATGATCACGGGTCTGGGCCGAAAATGCCCGTACAGATGGATGGTTGCGACTCGCGAGGCCCGACCAAGCCCAACAAAGGCCCATTTATTATTCAAGCAATAATAATACATCAGCCATAACATTGTGACTAAATATCAACAGTATTATTCGTTTTTGGATATAAATTAATGCTTGAGTTATAAACTTGTAGTATTATCActaccaaaatttttttatgatgtaattatatttttgaagtGGATTAGTGCGATGCACATGATTTAGATAATcagataaatttaaattgaattaaaGCTAACAAAATGGTAGATAAATAAAACTTGCAGTTATAAATGTGCAAGCGCcgcataatcattttaaaatatatatatatatatatacgggacttacatgaaaataaaatttattctttaatagtaaatctcaatattttaaaaataattatataatacttgcACACTTTACtattgtatatagtattactcaaaatattatttacgGTACGTTGGTTCTAACATCCTCGTTGAAATGATGcgataatttttattaatttttgagtttattatttgaaaaaacttTTCCTGTGGCTACAAGTACTTTCTAGTCCTCCATTTATTTGCCAAGTTTTGAGAGGCCTTCATTTGCtcgaaaataaaatgatatgctTTATAgtcattatttatttgattaatgaATTTGAAAGAGACgtagattttatttaaagtagTGGTTCAGGAATCAGCAACAATTGTCATACACCTACATACAtagcatttattttataatttttttttaaaaaaaaatattgcaattttgttttttggttgacTCGTGATTCATAcgttttatttggattttttatttttattttttatcagtaTTCTTCACTAGTCGAATTATCTCTTTTCTTTGGACTCGATTgtaacttttgttttttatttatatttgaaaacaaacaaaaaaatgtcaTCACAATACCAATGATAATAAttgtgaaaatattgaataattgtAATATGATATCATGGTACTGACAGTGATAATTATAACGATGACAGTAATGATACGTGGCGAAATAAGATGAGGGTAATGGTGATGATAATAATAAAGGTACCAATATctataagagataaaaatatggCTGTAGTAGTTGGGAAATGACGACAAcaaatatacattatatttgatccttaaaaatgagattttctaAAGAATTGAATGAGGCTACTTCTCTTAAAAGATATTGTGATAATACCACTTTAATAAGTTATAAGAGTATGTGGCTTATAAGATCCAAGCACattgtttaaaaagaaaaaaattttgctttttataatgttttaatgATACTCTAATTATATCATTAGTTAATTTTTTAGAATACAGACCATGTGACCTAGGTTTTTGTTGGAccgttacatatatatatatatatctaatatagaATAATGTTGCATACAGTTATGGAATGCACAAGCGTCATGCAGtgactttgaaaaagaatagtgtgacgcccccaaattccgtttgggatcggacggacatttgaagcgtcgagacatgcaacacaaggttacctgcccccgttcatgacatataagatgcaatgttcctaacatgcatctaacattatgcaatattcgcagcggataatttttttctttaacaatactatgcaccaaattgaaaatatctcaaatgcttaaaacatacttcatacataaagacccattgagtagatcacaacactagtccaaaatggttatgatccaaaaagtactaaagatgcaactccattgtacaaatagtaatttacgtcaactactatattaatattgacgtcgcaccgtcgcttagtcaactgtgtctagttgatcagctcctgattctccttcagatcctgtaacaagatctaccattcggggggaatggtagttgggactaccaaagtgagatttgattacaaatctcagtaagttaacaaaaaaacttccacacaagctaatgatgcatgcatgacagtaaaagcataaatgcataatcaaattcataaataattaaagcataacttagcgtacaacataacataattgacataacttaaattgaaacaagaactgaacttgacttaatatgaatttgatctgaaacttgatttagcatgaacttgctcttaaacttgaattaacatgaaaaatacatactccacagttgttgtgaccccatgtattatacgtgtaaatatatactccacagttgttgtggccccatgtattctacgcaaacttgacttaacatgaaaaatacatactccacagttgttgtgaccccatgtattctacgtataaatacatactccacagttgttgtagccccatgtattctacacaaacttgacttaacatgaaaaatacatactccacagttgttgtggccccatgtattctacgtataaatacatactccacagttgttgtggccccatgtattctacttgtaaatacatactccacagttgttgtgaccctatgtattctacgcatcacaattgtagttaaatacatactccacagttgttgtggccccatgtattctacacaaacataatgtactcaagatgaaacgtgactggaatacaaaaggactgaagccctgacgtaacataacgtgacttgaacataacttgaaatacatgaccaacttgagatagaaacatttcgtaacatagcataacatataatagacaacatatttaacatgacatatttgcaacagtgaatattatatgacttgacatacatgtaatagatgacatacttagcatgacgtacatgtaaggtacagtaatacatgacagaatatattatgtaacagataaaaattgacgacagaataaattctgtataatagacaattacgtgataacttggtatggcatgacatatatgataacatacatacatacactgtagttcctttacttagcacacatacacagtagactgctagtaagttaaaagctaacttacctcgatctccgcgtttcttataaaacctcaagtgcgatcacgagaaactgtaattagtgattctaaaagttagaactaaatcactaaaaatttgaaatatgaaaaatactaacttaaagagtaaaattttcattttactctctacatgtgggaaaatgaccgttttacccataacttaaggattttgcatactaaatccaaaagtttctaaaatttacatttctcatgtaaattttgtcctaaatttaaatatcaactcagaaaaatttaaaacaaaacacaactatgaagaacacactatggccgaaacatccatatgccatttcccttgatttttgttgcaattccttccaacttcaaaactcatgcttaaaccaaaattttgcaacaaacatcttccaatcctaagttcaaaaccatatttaaaacatctatttagaaaaagctaataattaacaccaaaccttttttgtaaaaagatccaagcacttgaatcacaagttttgaccttaaatcaaaacatctccaagagtttcaaaaaatcaaatcttatttctaacatattcataatatcatcctaacatcaaccatgctttaaatcatcaaaccaaagtcaccaaaatcacaaaataacatttgaagtttttggttttacacttagtccaaaaacagaaactttttcctcaactaattttgataaatctcttgatctatgacttataaatatatgatcttcaaactaaaccatcacatggtttaaaaagatgtcctaaaacatatataagcttctaattcaagatcacatggttagaaattaaccaaaacataaatttagccaagaatatccacactttggcttatttgaatatctatttgcataaaatttcatatctttgacactaacatcaaatattttcaaaataatagtataacatgtatataagatacttaagatcctccaataaaattattaaagtcattagaacaggtttagaccaccaaagagttaaactttctcaaaacagaaactgtttttcttcttccagtttctaagtttctaaatctaagaaaatctttcatcaaaacctttaatcatgcaaaaatcctcaaccaatagtcacatatacatgttaacaatactccataaaaattttggatcaatatctatccattagcttggtcaaaaattccaaactataatatattctccagtttatctcccagaatgacctttctatagtttacacaatatttgactgaccaaatgatcttcaaatggggcaaataagatatccatgtaaactagactaaaaaaggaacaacttatatgaatgagactttatgataaaacacttacaaaagcttcgaaatgggtatacaaaagacctcctaaaagctgttcgagagagagtgtttgatattctttcaatggaaagtgtaaatgaagataatttcgtgaggAGAGGTGGCtgaagatacttatggatgagatatggaagagatgaggctggagttgagagttgagtgtagttttctcctaccaaaaaaaaatctataaatgattatcttataatattctatccaataatatgtaaaaaaaaatcaacttaagatatttttatctaataatatctatcaactcaaaatatttttacccaataatattcacgaaaattacctcaagatatttctttttatccaataatatctatagttttgaacagacgttttgtccgaaaatatgaaaaaatgttattgcgccataagactttaaataaccctccgagtctaagggcacaaaccataatacattttgacacttctaactatctccaataatcaaaagcacacttttgataccatagtaaataataacactaactatatagttagacaaaaacctatacgattaatggattcgtgaaaacttatggagttttcacgaggttcctaaagttaatagaaatttcacaattgaatttctagcgggctattacaaataggatctattattaaaaaattaattaattttttcatgtgggtcccatatttattaacttttttcaaaatgtttatgTAACACTTATACACTCAtgactgcaactatcatttcttatatatatatatatatatatatatataatcttatgTTTTTCTCGTCTGACATTATTCAAACGGAGCTGTCACAGCATTTTGTCTTCTAATTGCGATGGTTTTGCTAATAAATCGACATTACTTGGATATTTACAGTGTCATCCTACACAGCACGTGATCTTTCCCTTATTCAGTGTCAGAAAATCTGGTATCTAAAAATATGCATTACGATGGACATTAGCAGGGGATTTGGTAAGCAGCAAGATCGAAGGGTCAGAACAAGAAGAATATGTGCATAGAGATGGGTAACACCAAGATTATTCTACTCCAGAATACCCAGCATGACATGCAGTTCCAAACATTAAGCATTTCGAGAGATGCAAACCAAAGGAATCACAAAGCTGAACCCATTCAGTCTTCCTCTGTATAAATCGTTTCGGGTCCGGAATTTTATTCACCTAATccttgaattaaaaataaacttcCAACCTAATTCCCAGTTTTTGTCAAACCTTTCTTCTTGTCTGATCTCATCAAGAAATCACATGGGATTAATAAGCAAATaaataatacatttaaatcATGTAAAAGGGGGGTTAAGTAGTAGTTTTCAGCAATTGACATTAACTTCTGCCCATTAAAAATGCAGTAAGATTGAAAGGACCCCAAGAATTAATGCTGCAGCCTGCATAATTGCAATTAAGGCAGACATCTTAGTCAAACAACTTCAACAACTACAAGTTTTACACTCTGTGAGATTGATTTAATAATGTCTAAACAGTAGCATTTAgaggataatatatatatatatatgtatgtatgtatgaaggATTATACGGTCTACGATGTAGACAAATCAGACACCTCGGAGCCTTACTGCAATGTTAAGAAGACCAACCAATCAGTTTAGTTCTTCATGCACAGATGCACTCACAATAAGGTTCTCTCCCCTTTACGTGGCTCTGAAAACGTCTCTTTTTTAGGGACAGAACTGTTGCTTGCAGCTAAATATTGTATTGATCTCCTTGCCTATCCCTTAGCGTTCCCCTTTGTCACGAACCTTTTAGAATCAATCTGCATGCcctcattataatattttgcacatgcttaaaGGAAATTCTACTGATTGAAATCACTGAGTTTTTTTTTACCTACCATAGCCACTACATGACAAAGCTATCATACTCTGGGGATCTAATGTCTTTACCACAACCATCTGATCTGTTTATCTTTCCTCACAAATTATGATGCTTTTGTccccctttttttgttttttcacaaAAAGCTGGTACATGCGCACTAAGTATATTATACTCTTTGCTTTAGCAGCCTTTGTAGCTAGCAGTATAGAGTATGTAAAAACTTTATAGCACCCTTATTGCTCAATCATCAGGCCCATGATCAGAGTGACTTTCCCTTTATTCACCGCGAAATTCAGGCCTCTTTTTCAcacgcacatatatatatatatgtaagcgTTAGTTGAGGCTCTTCTCCTCCACCAAGAAAGGTAGATAATAGAAAGAACCAGAGCATCACCCTCTACATAAGTAGCAAAGCTCCCCAATCTTaagaattctctctctctctctctctctctctctctctctctctctctctctctctcccgtaCATATCTCACTCTTTCTCCAACTTTATTCTTTAGATATCCACGGACATAAGCTAATGGCACCCATGACCGATATGTCTATTAAAAGAGAAGTGAACCAAATGAAAGCCAAGAATAATGTTTCCATTAAGAAGGAAGCCAATAAGGGAGCATGGACAGCGGAGGAAGATCGAAGACTGGCGGAGGTCATAGCAAGCCATGGTCCAAAAAGGTGGAAGACAATTGCGGCTAAAGCAGGTCTTTTTTCATTCCAGCAGAGAATCCTAAACTCTCAACTTCAGTAtctttgattagaaaaaaagaaatctttACAAAATTTGATCGCAAAGGCTTAACAGGTCTGTGCTTGTTATATATTGAAGGTCTTAATCGTTGCGGCAAGAGTTGCAGGCTAAGATGGTTGAATTACTTAAGACCCAACATCAAGAGAGGAAATATATCAGACCAAGAAGAAGATTTGATACTTAGGCTTCATAAACTACTTGGAAACAGGTTAATTCTCGtgtgaaaaaaattactttgTATCTCTGATCGAATATGATCAAGTTTTCTTATTTTGATTTTCGCTTTCCGATTATTTCTCTTAGGTGGTCTCTGATTGCCGGAAGATTACCGGGTCGCACAGATAATGAGATAAAGAACTACTGGAATTCTCATTTGAGCAAGAAAATAAAGCAGGAAAAACAGAGGGGAGCTGCAACAAGAGAAGACTGTAATGCTCGGGAAAATAGAGCGGAAGAGAGAATAAATGTAGCAATGAGAGTAGACGAGGAAAATTCATACAAAGGACTTGAAGATTCAGAAATCAACTTTGATGTGAATGAGTTCTTTGATTTCTCCAATGAGAGTCCTTTAAATTTAGAGTGGATTAGCAAATTCCTTGAACTGGAGAAGGGATTCAGTGATGTATTGTAAACTGCATAGCAGCATAGCTATTTGTTTTCTCCCCTTGAACTCGGTGAATTTCTTGCCATTCAGAGTTGTATCTAGTTCTTTTCATAATTTATCACCTCcttttttcatccttttttattttttcccctcTTGGTTTTTCATGGATTTGTTAACATTCACGTAGTGTATCAGCTCTCTGGTATGCTGAAACTGTAAATCACTACCATTGACTGATCCAAGTCAGTTTTGAAGGGGAGCACTAAACTGCGAATTTTGTCGATCGGTGACACAGATTATTTGGTGATAGAAAGTAGAAACGACGGATGGTGTAGAGAGCAGAGAATGATGATAAAAGTGAGAGAGGACTTGTTGACATTATTATGGGCTTGATAGAGATGAGACAAGGCCATTTGTTCTTTACCAAGTTCATTTTCAAGGAGAGACtttttggggaaaaaaataaaaatcaaatattttttctttttaaaatggaGTTAATATTTAGattatatttagatgttaagacaATCTCATATGATttgaattgatatataaataatattattttataaatctcattaagatgtatttaaatataaataagtttatatataataataatagatattaatttaaaataaattgaattgattTCAACTCTGGAAAAACACCCTTAACTTGCAACACTGGACAAATTTACTCTAGacataaaataagatgagataatatgagagttaaaagttgaataaaatattattaataaatttttttaatattatttttattttaaaattaaaatatttattttattttatataaaaattttaaaaaataatattgattagattagatgaaataataCGAGAaataatgaattgaaatgatACGA
Coding sequences within it:
- the LOC122280791 gene encoding transcription factor MYB4-like isoform X1 gives rise to the protein MAPMTDMSIKREVNQMKAKNNVSIKKEANKGAWTAEEDRRLAEVIASHGPKRWKTIAAKAGLCLLYIEGLNRCGKSCRLRWLNYLRPNIKRGNISDQEEDLILRLHKLLGNRWSLIAGRLPGRTDNEIKNYWNSHLSKKIKQEKQRGAATREDCNARENRAEERINVAMRVDEENSYKGLEDSEINFDVNEFFDFSNESPLNLEWISKFLELEKGFSDVL
- the LOC122280791 gene encoding transcription factor MYB114-like isoform X2, with product MAPMTDMSIKREVNQMKAKNNVSIKKEANKGAWTAEEDRRLAEVIASHGPKRWKTIAAKAGLNRCGKSCRLRWLNYLRPNIKRGNISDQEEDLILRLHKLLGNRWSLIAGRLPGRTDNEIKNYWNSHLSKKIKQEKQRGAATREDCNARENRAEERINVAMRVDEENSYKGLEDSEINFDVNEFFDFSNESPLNLEWISKFLELEKGFSDVL